One genomic region from Aliarcobacter cryaerophilus ATCC 43158 encodes:
- a CDS encoding DMT family transporter has protein sequence MSLQTKGVILAIISAICYGMNPLGVLFLYEDGLNVNSVIFYRFTFASILLAIFMLIKKDSFYLRFKEIIFLAFLGLLFGISAISLFNSFLYMDAGLASTVLFVYPIFVAIIMAIFFKEKNSIITILSIIFAFLGVVLLYESDGANVSNFGIFLVIVSSLCYAVYIVIINQYLKLSALKVTFYSMLFCTITILIHSFFDSSLNIMPLINFNMWFYTIFLALVPTIISLLFLIKAIQIVGSTSASILGALEPLTAVLIGVYVFNEKITFWLFIGIVFILFGVLLIVLKDYIDKLFKI, from the coding sequence TTGAGTTTACAAACAAAAGGAGTTATATTAGCTATTATCTCTGCTATTTGCTATGGAATGAACCCATTAGGGGTACTTTTTTTATATGAAGATGGATTAAATGTAAACTCTGTAATTTTTTATAGATTTACTTTTGCCTCTATTTTATTAGCTATTTTTATGCTTATAAAAAAAGATTCTTTTTATTTAAGATTTAAAGAAATTATATTTTTAGCTTTTTTGGGCTTGTTATTTGGAATCTCTGCAATTAGCTTATTTAACTCATTCTTATATATGGATGCAGGACTTGCATCAACTGTTTTATTTGTTTATCCTATATTTGTAGCAATTATAATGGCAATATTTTTTAAAGAGAAAAATTCAATAATAACTATTTTATCTATAATTTTTGCATTTTTAGGAGTTGTTTTACTATATGAAAGTGATGGAGCAAATGTTAGTAATTTTGGGATATTTTTAGTAATAGTTTCATCATTGTGCTATGCTGTTTATATAGTTATTATAAACCAATATCTAAAATTATCTGCACTAAAAGTTACATTTTACTCTATGCTATTTTGTACAATAACTATTTTAATACACTCATTTTTTGATAGTAGTTTAAATATAATGCCTTTGATAAACTTCAATATGTGGTTTTATACAATATTTTTAGCTCTTGTTCCCACAATTATCTCTTTGCTATTTCTAATAAAAGCAATTCAAATAGTAGGATCAACAAGTGCATCTATTTTAGGAGCACTAGAACCTTTAACTGCAGTACTAATTGGAGTCTATGTTTTTAATGAAAAAATAACTTTTTGGTTATTTATAGGAATTGTTTTTATTTTGTTTGGAGTTCTTCTAATAGTTTTAAAAGATTATATTGATAAATTGTTTAAAATTTAA
- a CDS encoding paraquat-inducible protein A, with protein MVLVSCKNCKKVYKKENYDSFLCNRCNHIVKKRVENSLQISLALTICAMLLYIPAMVYPMMVVTQFGVNLESTIIEGIISFLESGSYFIAFVIFIASVAIPIVKLFALFFIFLSLKINVKMTNKTKILIYKYIEAIGKWSMIDIYVVALMASIVQLDELFNIKGGVAATSFSLMVIITIFAAHRFDTRIIWDEKRD; from the coding sequence ATGGTTTTAGTATCTTGCAAAAACTGTAAAAAAGTATATAAAAAAGAGAATTATGACTCTTTTTTATGTAATAGATGTAACCATATAGTAAAAAAAAGAGTTGAAAACTCTTTACAAATATCACTAGCTTTGACAATTTGTGCAATGCTTTTGTATATTCCAGCAATGGTTTATCCAATGATGGTAGTAACACAATTTGGTGTAAATTTAGAAAGTACAATTATTGAAGGGATTATTAGCTTTTTAGAAAGTGGAAGTTACTTCATAGCATTTGTAATATTTATAGCAAGTGTTGCTATTCCTATAGTAAAACTATTTGCCCTATTTTTTATATTTTTATCTTTAAAAATAAATGTAAAGATGACAAATAAAACAAAGATTTTGATATATAAATACATTGAAGCAATTGGAAAATGGTCAATGATAGATATTTATGTAGTCGCTTTAATGGCTTCAATAGTACAACTAGATGAGCTATTTAATATAAAAGGTGGAGTTGCTGCAACATCTTTTTCTTTAATGGTAATAATTACAATATTTGCAGCACATAGATTTGATACAAGGATAATTTGGGATGAAAAAAGAGATTAG
- a CDS encoding globin domain-containing protein, whose product MEFKISEAIFGTRPAVEKPSLKFLETIKEDGLREVVSKHYDLLRKSSIKDLFPQDDEEFEQAKVNSADFFIQICGGPDYFNQHRGNPMMVKRHEPFKITPKARRVWLECYIEILKDLDIDEDLKQSFWNYLDIFSMWMINSPEN is encoded by the coding sequence ATGGAATTTAAAATATCAGAAGCAATTTTTGGAACAAGACCAGCTGTTGAAAAACCATCATTAAAATTTTTAGAAACTATTAAAGAGGATGGTCTTAGAGAAGTAGTATCAAAACATTATGATTTACTAAGAAAAAGTTCAATAAAAGATCTATTTCCACAAGATGATGAGGAATTTGAACAAGCAAAAGTAAATTCAGCAGATTTTTTTATACAAATTTGTGGAGGTCCTGACTATTTTAATCAACATAGAGGAAATCCTATGATGGTAAAAAGACATGAACCTTTTAAGATAACTCCAAAGGCTAGAAGAGTTTGGCTTGAGTGTTATATTGAAATTTTAAAAGATTTAGATATTGATGAAGATTTAAAACAATCTTTTTGGAACTATTTAGATATCTTCTCTATGTGGATGATAAACTCACCTGAAAATTAA
- a CDS encoding paraquat-inducible protein A: MQDLTNIVECYSCGLFVQKNDSSKFTQRCPRCDSRLKDENNHSIDSLFFAISSLMLFLILCLYPILSLNLNAQSLDANILKTVYVLFEQDFYIVSFLVLFTIILAPVLNSIIIILVFFQVKFKKEIFKKSLLYDSYYFFKNWGFMEVFIVSLIVTYIKLIGMVSNTKFDIGFYILLSYIFCFIMSHLRFDATVILDN, encoded by the coding sequence ATGCAAGATTTAACAAATATAGTTGAGTGTTATAGCTGTGGATTATTTGTACAAAAGAATGATTCATCAAAATTTACTCAACGATGTCCTAGATGTGATAGTAGATTAAAAGATGAAAACAATCACTCGATTGATTCGCTATTTTTTGCAATATCTAGCTTGATGTTATTTTTAATTTTATGTTTATATCCTATTTTAAGTTTAAACTTAAATGCCCAAAGCTTAGATGCAAATATTTTAAAAACTGTATATGTCTTGTTTGAACAAGATTTTTATATAGTATCTTTCTTAGTTCTATTTACAATTATTTTAGCTCCTGTTTTAAACTCAATTATAATAATTTTAGTATTTTTTCAAGTAAAGTTTAAAAAAGAGATTTTTAAAAAATCACTTCTATATGATTCTTACTATTTTTTTAAAAATTGGGGTTTTATGGAAGTTTTTATTGTAAGCCTAATTGTTACATATATAAAACTTATTGGAATGGTTAGTAATACAAAGTTTGATATAGGTTTTTATATTTTACTTAGCTATATTTTTTGTTTTATTATGTCTCATTTAAGATTTGATGCAACTGTTATTTTGGATAATTAA